In one Sulfitobacter alexandrii genomic region, the following are encoded:
- a CDS encoding metal transporter, protein MTDHIQRSRPPMTRLLLALVPLAVMLGAFVWIASLDPLRGFNNGAPPVEALTVERTILDGSGISLRARAGGSEPMVVAQVAVDDAYWTFTQEPAGPIARGDAVWLRIPYPWVIGEAHHVNLLTNTGATFGHEIVVAVPTPKASASQLRLQAVIGAIVGLLPVALGLMFYPAMKGVGRSGMNFLLALTVGLLAFLLIDTISEALELSNRAAAIFQGSAMVWLAALASFLLLMAIGRWRGNPEGIALAFYIALGIGLHNFGEGLAIGGAFAAGSAGLGTFLVLGFALHNVTEGIGIAAPMLRARPTLWTFAALTLLAGGPAILGMWAGSLAYAPQWSALALAVGAGAILQVMVEVSAYLVRQNADRQAALMAPAVLVGFLGGIAFMYATAALIKI, encoded by the coding sequence ATGACCGATCATATCCAACGCAGCCGCCCGCCAATGACCCGTCTGCTTCTCGCCCTCGTGCCGCTGGCCGTCATGCTGGGCGCCTTTGTCTGGATCGCCTCGCTCGATCCCTTGCGCGGCTTCAACAACGGCGCCCCCCCGGTCGAAGCGCTGACCGTCGAACGGACGATCCTCGATGGGTCGGGGATATCGCTCAGGGCGCGCGCCGGCGGATCGGAGCCGATGGTGGTCGCGCAGGTCGCAGTCGACGATGCCTACTGGACCTTCACGCAGGAACCGGCGGGGCCGATTGCCCGAGGCGACGCGGTCTGGCTGCGTATTCCCTATCCGTGGGTTATTGGCGAGGCCCACCATGTCAACCTGCTGACCAACACGGGCGCGACCTTCGGGCATGAGATAGTGGTGGCGGTTCCGACTCCAAAGGCGTCCGCGTCGCAGTTGCGTCTTCAGGCAGTGATCGGGGCGATCGTCGGCCTTTTGCCGGTGGCGCTTGGCCTGATGTTCTACCCGGCGATGAAGGGCGTCGGGCGAAGCGGGATGAACTTTCTGCTTGCGCTGACGGTCGGGTTGCTGGCCTTCTTGCTGATCGACACGATCTCCGAGGCGCTGGAGTTGTCCAACCGGGCAGCCGCGATATTCCAGGGTTCCGCCATGGTCTGGTTGGCAGCGCTGGCAAGTTTTCTGTTGCTGATGGCGATCGGGCGCTGGCGCGGCAATCCGGAAGGTATTGCGCTGGCGTTCTACATCGCGCTTGGCATCGGGCTGCACAACTTCGGCGAAGGGCTGGCAATCGGCGGCGCATTCGCTGCCGGGTCGGCCGGGCTTGGCACTTTCCTCGTCCTAGGCTTTGCCTTGCACAATGTCACCGAGGGCATCGGCATCGCCGCCCCGATGCTTCGTGCCCGGCCAACGCTTTGGACGTTTGCCGCCCTTACCCTGCTCGCCGGTGGCCCGGCCATCCTCGGAATGTGGGCGGGCAGCCTTGCCTATGCGCCGCAATGGTCGGCACTGGCACTCGCCGTCGGAGCGGGTGCGATCCTGCAAGTCATGGTCGAGGTCAGCGCCTATCTTGTACGTCAAAACGCCGACAGGCAGGCGGCGCTGATGGCACCAGCCGTACTGGTCGGGTTTCTGGGCGGCATCGCCTTCATGTACGCGACGGCGGCATTGATCAAGATCTGA
- a CDS encoding multicopper oxidase domain-containing protein, with the protein MPGGAVDPYSAHDSGMAHGNMTMVGQVDHARNGFDPTAMLTDWETGRTEVLPDGRTLRTFEVDAIDVEIEIAPGVFFPAWTFNGRVPGPALRAKEGERLRIVFRNLGSHPHSMHFHGIHSARMDGVQGAGLIDPGEEFVYEFDAKPFGCHLYHCHALPLKRHMHKGMYGLFVVDPDPARHPEFAAVAASRVLGSPENAEWQELAMVMNGFDTNFDGENEVYAVNTVGQAYMNAPIRIDKSRPVRIYLMNATEFDPINSFHLHGNFFDYYDTGTQLTPTLRTVDVIMQCQAQRGILEFSFADHEDGMYMFHAHQAEFTELGWMGFFDVREAGA; encoded by the coding sequence ATGCCCGGCGGGGCGGTCGATCCGTATTCGGCCCATGACAGTGGCATGGCGCATGGCAACATGACGATGGTCGGCCAGGTCGACCACGCCCGGAACGGGTTCGACCCGACGGCCATGCTGACCGACTGGGAGACCGGTCGCACCGAAGTCCTGCCGGATGGGCGCACGTTGCGAACGTTCGAGGTGGACGCCATCGACGTGGAGATCGAGATCGCTCCCGGCGTTTTCTTTCCCGCCTGGACGTTCAACGGCCGCGTGCCAGGCCCCGCCCTGCGAGCGAAGGAGGGCGAACGACTGAGGATCGTCTTTCGCAACCTCGGGTCACACCCGCATTCCATGCATTTTCACGGCATTCACTCGGCGCGGATGGACGGCGTTCAAGGCGCCGGGCTGATCGATCCGGGCGAGGAGTTCGTTTACGAATTCGATGCCAAGCCCTTCGGCTGCCACCTCTACCATTGCCATGCCCTGCCACTGAAACGGCACATGCACAAGGGCATGTACGGCCTTTTCGTGGTCGATCCGGATCCGGCGCGCCACCCCGAATTTGCGGCCGTTGCGGCGTCGCGTGTGCTGGGCAGCCCGGAAAACGCCGAATGGCAGGAACTGGCGATGGTGATGAACGGCTTTGACACCAATTTCGATGGTGAGAACGAGGTCTATGCCGTAAACACGGTCGGCCAAGCTTACATGAACGCGCCGATCCGGATCGACAAGTCGCGCCCGGTACGTATCTACCTCATGAATGCGACCGAGTTCGATCCGATCAACTCGTTCCACCTGCATGGGAATTTCTTCGACTATTACGACACCGGCACCCAGCTCACGCCGACCCTGCGCACGGTCGATGTGATCATGCAGTGTCAGGCGCAGCGCGGCATCCTCGAGTTCAGCTTCGCCGATCACGAGGACGGGATGTATATGTTCCATGCGCACCAGGCCGAGTTCACCGAACTTGGCTGGATGGGCTTTTTCGACGTGCGGGAGGCCGGAGCATGA
- the mntR gene encoding manganese-binding transcriptional regulator MntR has protein sequence MTDDENLDSTEAEARAVESRAEAFIGVREARRSEVAEDYVELIAELIHENGEARPVDIATRMGVTAPTVAKTLGRLARDGLITRAKYRSVFLTEEGRALAKECRHRHEIVLRFLLSLGLDPETAERDAEGIEHHVSERTLALFAAFSQRS, from the coding sequence ATGACGGATGATGAGAACCTTGATTCAACCGAGGCAGAGGCACGTGCGGTCGAATCCCGCGCCGAGGCCTTCATCGGTGTGCGCGAAGCGCGGCGCAGTGAAGTGGCGGAAGATTATGTCGAACTGATCGCCGAACTCATCCACGAGAACGGCGAGGCCCGGCCGGTCGATATTGCGACACGCATGGGCGTGACCGCGCCAACAGTCGCCAAGACGCTTGGCCGTCTGGCGCGGGACGGCCTGATCACTCGCGCGAAATACCGCTCGGTCTTCCTGACCGAGGAAGGCCGGGCGCTCGCCAAGGAATGCAGACATCGCCACGAGATCGTCTTGCGGTTTCTCCTGAGCCTCGGGCTCGACCCCGAGACGGCTGAACGCGATGCCGAAGGCATCGAACACCATGTCAGCGAACGGACGCTTGCGCTGTTCGCGGCGTTTTCCCAGCGGTCATAG